From Nicotiana tabacum cultivar K326 chromosome 22, ASM71507v2, whole genome shotgun sequence, one genomic window encodes:
- the LOC107800151 gene encoding stigma-specific STIG1-like protein 1, whose product MKFFKLMVVIAVTMALTISLLTMQRMDKSTNPKNSGFHEDGKQLSATPAEVPQLKRRTSRFLAEKERNPRAADHCHKDNEICHVLEGRNSTCCNNKCMDLGYDDHHCGACKRKCRFTETCCRGECVNLSFDKRHCGYCNSRCMPGGYCFYGMCDYA is encoded by the coding sequence AtgaagtttttcaaattaatGGTTGTTATTGCCGTTACAATGGCTCTCACTATCTCTTTGCTCACCATGCAACGTATGGACAAATCTACCAACCCGAAAAATTCAGGATTTCACGAGGATGGGAAACAACTTTCAGCAACTCCGGCGGAAGTACCTCAATTGAAGAGGAGAACAAGTCGTTTTCTTGCTGAGAAAGAAAGGAACCCTAGGGCAGCCGATCATTGCCATAAAGATAATGAAATCTGCCACGTGCTGGAAGGGCGAAACTCGACGTGCTGCAACAACAAGTGCATGGATTTAGGGTACGATGATCACCACTGTGGTGCATGCAAGAGAAAGTGCCGTTTCACAGAGACTTGTTGCAGAGGAGAATGTGTAAATTTGTCTTTTGACAAAAGGCATTGTGGATACTGCAATAGTAGGTGCATGCCCGGTGGATATTGTTTCTATGGCATGTGTGATTATGCCTAA